In Streptococcus parauberis NCFD 2020, the sequence GAGTCAGACTGATGTGATTGCGCAAGCTGAGTTGATGCAACGTTTCGAACTTTCCGAGCGACAAAGTCAAGCGATACTAGACATGCGTCTGCGCCGTCTGACTGGTTTGGAACGTGATAAGATTCAATCTGAATACGATGCGCTGATTGCTTTAATTGCTGATTTGGCGGATATATTGTCCAAGCCAGAGCGAGTGCAAACCATTATAATCGAAGAGATGGATGAAGTTAAACGTAAGTATGCCGATGCTCGTCGTACGGAATTAATGGTTGGGGAAGTTCTCTCTTTAGAAGATGAAGATCTGATTGAAGAAGAAGACGTACTAATCACCTTGTCAAACATGGGCTACATCAAACGTCTCGCGCAAGATGAATTTAGAGCGCAAAAACGTGGTGGACGTGGCGTACAAGGTACTGGTGTAAATGATGACGACTTTGTACGTGAATTAGTTTCGACAAGTACCCATGATACCCTGCTCTTCTTTACCAACAAGGGACGTGTTTATAGATTAAAAGCCTATGAAATTCCTGAGTATGGTCGGACAGCAAAAGGCTTACCAATTGTCAATCTATTGAAGCTTGATGACGGTGAAACAATTCAAACCATTATCAATGCACGAAAAGTAGAAGTTGCCGACAAGTATTTCTTCTTCACCACAAAAGGTGGGGTTGTAAAACGTACTAGTGCTTCAGAATTTAATAATATCCGTCAAAATGGTTTAAGAGCCTTGAACTTGAAAGAAGACGACGAGTTAATCAATGTCTTATTAACTGATGGAACTGAAGATATCATTATTGGTACACGTTCAGGTTACTCAGTTCGTTTCAATGAATCATCAATCCGTAACATGGGTCGTTCAGCTACCGGCGTCCGTGGTGTTAAATTACGGGACGAAGATATGGTTGTTGGAGCTTCTCGAATCACTGATGATCAAGAAGTATTAATCATTACTGAAAATGGTTATGGGAAACGTACTGCAGCCTCTGAGTACCCAACAAAGGGTCGTGGTGGTAAAGGGATTAAAACAGCTAATATCACAGCTAAAAATGGTCCATTAGCTGGTTTAACCACTGTATCTGGTGACGAGGATATGATGATTATCACTAATAAAGGAGTTATCATTCGTACATCAATCTCAAATGTTTCCCAAACAGGTCGAGCTACCCTCGGTGTTAGAGTGATGAGATTAGACCAAGATTCTAAAATTGTAACCTTTGCCTTAGTTGAACCGGAACCTGAAGTAGAAGAAGTTAATTCAACAGAAGTATCAGTAGTTACTGATATAAATGAAACAAGTCCAACAAGTGCTGATGGAGATAATCAAGCACCAAGTGAGGAATAAGCATGAAAAATAATTATAAATCAAGTCTTGGAAATCGAGTACGAATAATTATAGCTACTATTTTAATGATAGTTGGATTGGGATTATTATTTAATAAGCCAATTCGTAATACTATAATTGCTTGGAATTCAAATAAATACCAAGTTAGTCATGTTAGTAAAAAGACGATCAAGAAAAATAAAAAAGCTAAAGTAAGTTTTAAATTTGAAGATGTAAAAGCTGTAGATACACAAGCAGTTATTCAAGCTCAGATGGCGGCTCAGAAACTTCCTGTAATTGGTGGTATTGCAGTACCAGATGTCAGTATTAACCTACCGATTTTTAAAGGCCTAGGAAATGTGGAAATACTCTACGGAGCTGGTACCATGAAAGAGGGCCAAGTCATGGGTGGCGATAATAATTACTCTCTTTCAAGTCATCATGTTTTCGGTATGGCAGGTTCTTCAAAAATGTTGTTTTCTCCACTGGAAAACGCAAAAATTGGGATGCCTATCTATGTAACAGACAAAGAGAAAATTTATCGTTATGATATAAAATCAGTAGATCATGTGACACCTGATCGTGTTGATGTAATTGAAGATACTCTAGGGGTCAAAGATATTACTTTAATTACTTGTACTGATGCAGAAGCTAAAGAGAGGATTGTAGTTAAAGGTATACTAAAAGAACAGATGAATTATAAAAATGCTTCCAAAAAAGTTCTTGGATACTTTAGTAAATCTTATAATCAAATAGCTATCGAATAATCAAATTTTTACTTTTAAAAATTACTTTTCTTATGTGGAGAGGGGCGGTATGGAATTCCATACCTAATAATTTAGACTAACATCTAAATTATTCCTATCATTGAAAACTTATTGTTTTAAATGATATCACCACTTTGAAAAGTATTTTTTATTTAATTCTTGATAGATTGCAAAAAATAGAAAATGTAAACTGAAAAGAGAGTAGAACTTTTATGAAATTAACTGCTATTCATCATGTGGCCATTATTGTTTCTGATTATGATAAATCTAAAGACTTTTATGTTAATAAGCTTGGTTTTGAGATTATCAGAGAAAATCATCGTCCTGAGCGTCATGATTATAAATTGGACTTGAAATGTGGTGACATTGAATTAGAGATTTTTGGTAATTCAAAATCAGATCCTGAATTCACGGCGCCACCAAAACGAGTTGGTCGTCCGGAATTTGACCGCGAAGCCTGTGGCCTTAGACATTTAGCCTTTTATGTGAAAGATATTGAATCATATATAGAAGAGTTGAAAGTGCTAGCCATTCCTGTAGAGGAGCTACGTTATGATGACTATACTGGCAAGAAAATGACCTTTTTCTTTGATCCAGATGGCTTACCACTGGAATTACATGAATAACAAACGCCCTATGCTTAGGGCTTTTGTTATGGGATTGACTCATTTTGTCATCTGGTAGTCGCAGGTTTTTAATCGTCTTCTAAATGGTAAGGTGATATAATAGTCACACGGGATTTTGATTAATTAGGAAATAACTCCAAAGGAGAAAAATAATGAAAAAAAGTAAAAAACTAATGCTTGCAGGACTAGGTCTTGCTTTATCCTCGGCTATTATTGCCACGCCAGTTTATGCGGCAACTAGTGATGTTCAGCAGGTTATCAATGAGGGCTATGTTCAGCCTGATTACGTGCTCGGCTATTCCCTTGATGAATCACAAAAGCAAGAAACACTTAATCTCTTGAACTATGATAGTGCTAATGATAATCAGGTAAAAACATTGACAACGGCTGCCTATGCTAAAATCA encodes:
- the gyrA gene encoding DNA gyrase subunit A; protein product: MQDRNLIDVNLTKEMKTSFIDYAMSVIVARALPDVRDGLKPVHRRILYGMNELGVTPDKPHKKSARITGDVMGKYHPHGDSSIYEAMVRMAQWWSYRHMLVDGHGNFGSMDGDGAAAQRYTEARMSKIALEMLRDINKNTVDFQENYDGSEREPLVLPARFPNLLVNGATGIAVGMATNIPPHNLGESIDAVKLVMENPEVTTRDLMEVIPGPDFPTGAMVMGRSGIHRAYDTGRGSIVLRSRTEIETTKNGRERIVVTEFPYGVNKTKVHEHIVRLAQDKRIEGITAVRDESNREGVRFVIEVRRDASANVILNNLFKLTSLQTNFSFNMLAIENGVPKILSLRQIIDNYILHQKEVITRRTQFDKDKAEARAHILEGLLIALDHLDEVIAIIRKSQTDVIAQAELMQRFELSERQSQAILDMRLRRLTGLERDKIQSEYDALIALIADLADILSKPERVQTIIIEEMDEVKRKYADARRTELMVGEVLSLEDEDLIEEEDVLITLSNMGYIKRLAQDEFRAQKRGGRGVQGTGVNDDDFVRELVSTSTHDTLLFFTNKGRVYRLKAYEIPEYGRTAKGLPIVNLLKLDDGETIQTIINARKVEVADKYFFFTTKGGVVKRTSASEFNNIRQNGLRALNLKEDDELINVLLTDGTEDIIIGTRSGYSVRFNESSIRNMGRSATGVRGVKLRDEDMVVGASRITDDQEVLIITENGYGKRTAASEYPTKGRGGKGIKTANITAKNGPLAGLTTVSGDEDMMIITNKGVIIRTSISNVSQTGRATLGVRVMRLDQDSKIVTFALVEPEPEVEEVNSTEVSVVTDINETSPTSADGDNQAPSEE
- a CDS encoding class A sortase produces the protein MKNNYKSSLGNRVRIIIATILMIVGLGLLFNKPIRNTIIAWNSNKYQVSHVSKKTIKKNKKAKVSFKFEDVKAVDTQAVIQAQMAAQKLPVIGGIAVPDVSINLPIFKGLGNVEILYGAGTMKEGQVMGGDNNYSLSSHHVFGMAGSSKMLFSPLENAKIGMPIYVTDKEKIYRYDIKSVDHVTPDRVDVIEDTLGVKDITLITCTDAEAKERIVVKGILKEQMNYKNASKKVLGYFSKSYNQIAIE
- the gloA2 gene encoding SMU1112c/YaeR family gloxylase I-like metalloprotein; amino-acid sequence: MKLTAIHHVAIIVSDYDKSKDFYVNKLGFEIIRENHRPERHDYKLDLKCGDIELEIFGNSKSDPEFTAPPKRVGRPEFDREACGLRHLAFYVKDIESYIEELKVLAIPVEELRYDDYTGKKMTFFFDPDGLPLELHE